From a single Drosophila sulfurigaster albostrigata strain 15112-1811.04 chromosome 3, ASM2355843v2, whole genome shotgun sequence genomic region:
- the LOC133842073 gene encoding transcription initiation factor TFIID subunit 7-like isoform X2: MLANNYQNSEPSCSDEETNEVELEEQFIIRFPEDIAKSIHEAITAGKVSNKLSLHLDLDFRSAIVFANNEILQGKLVANISEMLICNRETTQPSKEVRIAGVEHIDEENVLPHGLTPPTRNIRKRYRKHHKKKSKSNKLSEQETLHMVKRLIRADKAAINVDLHFSSDNGDSDEEESENDFQEVNTA, translated from the exons ATGTTGGCGAATAATTACCAGAATTCGGAGCCGAGCTGTAGTGATGAAGAGACGAATGAAGTGGAATTGGAGGAACAGTTTATTATACGTTTTCCCGAA gATATTGCTAAAAGTATACATGAAGCAATTACTGCTGGAAAAGTGAGCAATAAACTGTCATTACATTTAGATCTTGACTTTCGTTCGGCCATCGTCTTTGCGAACAACGAGATTTTACAGGGAAAATTG GTGGCCAACATAAGTGAAATGTTGATCTGCAATCGCGAGACAACGCAGCCTAGCAAGGAGGTAAGAATCGCCGGAGTGGAGCATATTGACGAGGAGAACGTTTTGCCACATGGCCTCACACCGCCGACAAGAAATATTCGTAAACGTTATCGCAAACATCACAAGAAGAAGTCGAAGAGCAACAAGCTATCAGAGCAGGAGACTCTTCACATGGTCAAGCGATTGATACGTGCCGATAAGGCAGCTATAAATGTCGACTTACATTTTAGTTCCGACAATGGCGATTCGGATGAAGAAGAATCCGAAAATGACTTTCAAGAAGTTAACACAGCATAA
- the LOC133842073 gene encoding transcription initiation factor TFIID subunit 7-like isoform X1, producing MLANNYQNSEPSCSDEETNEVELEEQFIIRFPEDIAKSIHEAITAGKVSNKLSLHLDLDFRSAIVFANNEILQGKLVRLPTIVDSYKTTDNVNFYKVANISEMLICNRETTQPSKEVRIAGVEHIDEENVLPHGLTPPTRNIRKRYRKHHKKKSKSNKLSEQETLHMVKRLIRADKAAINVDLHFSSDNGDSDEEESENDFQEVNTA from the exons ATGTTGGCGAATAATTACCAGAATTCGGAGCCGAGCTGTAGTGATGAAGAGACGAATGAAGTGGAATTGGAGGAACAGTTTATTATACGTTTTCCCGAA gATATTGCTAAAAGTATACATGAAGCAATTACTGCTGGAAAAGTGAGCAATAAACTGTCATTACATTTAGATCTTGACTTTCGTTCGGCCATCGTCTTTGCGAACAACGAGATTTTACAGGGAAAATTGGTGCGATTACCGACAATTGTCGATAGCTATAAGACAACCGATAATGTGAATTTCTATAAGGTGGCCAACATAAGTGAAATGTTGATCTGCAATCGCGAGACAACGCAGCCTAGCAAGGAGGTAAGAATCGCCGGAGTGGAGCATATTGACGAGGAGAACGTTTTGCCACATGGCCTCACACCGCCGACAAGAAATATTCGTAAACGTTATCGCAAACATCACAAGAAGAAGTCGAAGAGCAACAAGCTATCAGAGCAGGAGACTCTTCACATGGTCAAGCGATTGATACGTGCCGATAAGGCAGCTATAAATGTCGACTTACATTTTAGTTCCGACAATGGCGATTCGGATGAAGAAGAATCCGAAAATGACTTTCAAGAAGTTAACACAGCATAA